One part of the Streptomyces ferrugineus genome encodes these proteins:
- a CDS encoding FAD-binding oxidoreductase: MIMSRTEAASEQARGDLTERLLAGLPTEAVLTDPDVTGSYANDMASFCPAGAPAVVVLPRTVEEVQHVMRTATELRVPVVPQGARTGLSGGANASDGCIVLSLTRMDRILEINPVDRIAVVEPGVINAALSRAVGEHGLYYPPDPSSWEMCTIGGNIGTASGGLCCVKYGVTAEYVLGLDVVLADGRLMTTGRRTAKGVAGYDMTRLFVGSEGSLGIVVRAVLALKPQPPRQLVLAAEFASAAAACDAVCRIMEGGHVPSLLELMDRTTVKAVNDMAHMGLPETTEALLMAAFDTPDPAPDLAAVGALCEAAGATQVVPADDVAESELLLQARRLSLTALEAVRGVTMIDDVCVPRSRLGDLIEGVERIADKHQLTIGVVAHAGDGNTHPTVCFDATDPDESRRARESFDEIMALGLELGGTITGEHGVGVLKKEWLAREIGPVGIEMQRGIKQVFDPLGLLNPGKLF, from the coding sequence GTGATCATGAGCCGTACCGAAGCCGCATCCGAGCAGGCCCGGGGTGACCTCACCGAGCGGCTGCTCGCGGGTCTGCCCACCGAGGCCGTCCTGACCGACCCCGACGTCACGGGCTCCTACGCCAACGACATGGCCAGCTTCTGCCCGGCCGGCGCCCCCGCCGTGGTCGTGCTGCCGCGCACCGTCGAAGAGGTCCAGCACGTCATGCGCACCGCCACCGAGCTGCGCGTCCCGGTCGTCCCGCAGGGGGCCCGCACGGGCCTGTCGGGCGGGGCCAACGCCTCCGACGGCTGCATCGTGCTGTCCCTGACCAGGATGGACCGCATCCTGGAGATCAACCCCGTCGACCGGATCGCGGTCGTCGAGCCCGGCGTCATCAACGCCGCCCTCTCCCGCGCGGTCGGCGAACACGGCCTGTACTACCCGCCGGACCCCTCCAGCTGGGAGATGTGCACGATCGGCGGCAACATCGGCACCGCCTCCGGCGGCCTGTGCTGCGTCAAGTACGGGGTGACGGCCGAGTACGTCCTCGGCCTCGACGTCGTCCTCGCCGACGGCCGTCTGATGACCACCGGCCGCCGTACCGCCAAGGGCGTGGCGGGTTACGACATGACCCGCCTGTTCGTGGGCTCCGAGGGCTCGCTCGGCATCGTCGTACGGGCCGTCCTGGCGCTGAAGCCGCAGCCGCCGCGGCAGCTCGTGCTGGCCGCCGAGTTCGCGTCCGCGGCCGCCGCCTGCGACGCGGTGTGCCGGATCATGGAGGGCGGGCACGTCCCGTCCCTCCTCGAACTGATGGACCGTACGACGGTCAAGGCCGTCAACGACATGGCGCACATGGGACTGCCGGAGACCACCGAGGCCCTCCTGATGGCCGCCTTCGACACCCCGGACCCCGCCCCCGACCTCGCCGCCGTCGGCGCGCTGTGCGAGGCGGCCGGCGCCACCCAGGTGGTCCCGGCGGACGACGTGGCCGAGTCCGAACTCCTCCTCCAGGCACGCCGGTTGTCCCTCACCGCGCTCGAAGCGGTGCGCGGCGTGACGATGATCGACGACGTGTGCGTGCCCCGCTCCCGGCTCGGCGACCTCATCGAGGGCGTCGAGCGGATCGCCGACAAGCACCAGCTCACCATCGGCGTCGTCGCCCACGCCGGCGACGGCAACACCCACCCCACCGTCTGCTTCGACGCCACCGACCCCGACGAGTCCCGGCGCGCCCGCGAGTCCTTCGACGAGATCATGGCCCTCGGCCTGGAACTCGGCGGCACGATCACGGGCGAGCACGGGGTGGGGGTGCTCAAGAAGGAGTGGCTGGCGCGCGAGATCGGCCCGGTGGGGATCGAGATGCAGCGCGGGATCAAGCAGGTCTTCGACCCGCTGGGCCTGCTGAACCCGGGCAAACTCTTCTGA
- the hppD gene encoding 4-hydroxyphenylpyruvate dioxygenase, which yields MTQTTHHTPDTARQADPFPVKGMDAVVFAVGNAKQAAHYYSTAFGMRLVAYSGPENGSRETASYVLENGSARFVLTSVIKPATPWGHFLAQHVAEHGDGVVDLAIEVPDARRAYAYALEHGARSVTAPYEVKDEHGTVVLAAIATYGETRHTLVERTGYDGPYLPGYAAAAPMVEPPAQRTFQAIDHCVGNVELGRMNEWVGFYNKVMGFTNMKEFVGDDIATEYSALMSKVVADGTLKVKFPINEPAIAKKKSQIDEYLEFYGGAGVQHIALNTNDIVATVRTMRAAGVQFLDTPDSYYDTLGEWVGDTRVPVETLRELKILADRDEDGYLLQIFTKPVQDRPTVFFEIIERHGSMGFGKGNFKALFEAIEREQAKRGNL from the coding sequence ATGACGCAGACCACACACCACACTCCCGACACCGCCCGGCAGGCCGACCCCTTCCCGGTCAAGGGAATGGACGCGGTCGTCTTCGCCGTGGGCAACGCCAAGCAGGCGGCGCACTACTACTCGACCGCCTTCGGCATGCGCCTCGTGGCCTACTCCGGACCGGAGAACGGCAGCCGCGAGACCGCGAGCTATGTGCTGGAGAACGGCTCCGCCCGCTTCGTCCTCACCTCCGTCATCAAGCCCGCCACCCCCTGGGGCCACTTCCTCGCCCAGCACGTGGCCGAGCACGGCGACGGCGTGGTCGACCTCGCGATCGAGGTCCCCGACGCGCGGCGCGCGTACGCCTACGCGCTGGAGCACGGCGCCCGCTCGGTGACGGCGCCGTACGAGGTCAAGGACGAGCACGGCACGGTCGTCCTCGCCGCCATCGCGACGTACGGCGAGACCCGCCACACCCTCGTCGAGCGCACCGGCTACGACGGCCCCTACCTGCCCGGCTACGCCGCCGCCGCGCCGATGGTCGAGCCGCCCGCCCAGCGCACCTTCCAGGCCATCGACCACTGCGTCGGCAACGTCGAACTCGGCCGCATGAACGAGTGGGTCGGCTTCTACAACAAGGTCATGGGCTTCACGAACATGAAGGAGTTCGTGGGCGACGACATCGCGACCGAGTACAGCGCGCTGATGTCGAAGGTCGTCGCCGACGGCACACTCAAGGTCAAGTTCCCGATCAACGAGCCCGCCATCGCCAAGAAGAAGTCCCAGATCGACGAGTACCTGGAGTTCTACGGCGGCGCCGGCGTCCAGCACATCGCGCTCAACACCAACGACATCGTGGCCACGGTCCGCACCATGCGCGCGGCCGGCGTCCAGTTCCTGGACACCCCCGACTCGTACTACGACACCCTCGGCGAGTGGGTCGGCGACACCCGCGTCCCCGTCGAGACCCTGCGCGAGCTGAAGATCCTCGCCGACCGCGACGAGGACGGCTATCTGCTGCAGATCTTCACCAAGCCGGTCCAGGACCGCCCGACCGTCTTCTTCGAGATCATCGAACGCCACGGCTCGATGGGCTTCGGCAAGGGCAACTTCAAGGCCCTGTTCGAGGCGATCGAGCGCGAGCAGGCCAAGCGCGGAAACCTGTGA
- a CDS encoding SsgA family sporulation/cell division regulator: MHHTVVERELELRLILSPERAIPVPARLSYHSDDPYAVHIAFHINSEQPVHWTFSRDLLVEGVFRPCGHGDVRVWPTKAEGRSVVLMALSSPDGDALLEAPSAQVSAWLERTLRVVPPGTEGEQLGIDDALDQLLAR; the protein is encoded by the coding sequence ATGCATCACACCGTCGTAGAGCGCGAACTGGAGCTGCGGCTCATCCTGTCGCCCGAGCGCGCCATCCCGGTGCCGGCCCGGCTGAGCTACCACAGCGACGACCCGTACGCCGTGCACATCGCCTTCCACATCAACTCCGAGCAGCCGGTGCACTGGACCTTCTCCCGCGATCTGCTCGTGGAGGGGGTGTTCCGGCCGTGCGGGCACGGGGACGTGCGGGTGTGGCCGACGAAGGCCGAGGGGCGCAGCGTGGTGCTGATGGCGCTGAGCTCGCCCGACGGGGACGCCCTGCTGGAGGCCCCGTCGGCGCAGGTGTCGGCCTGGCTGGAGCGGACCTTGCGGGTGGTGCCCCCGGGGACTGAGGGCGAGCAGCTCGGGATCGACGACGCGCTCGATCAGCTGCTCGCCCGGTGA
- a CDS encoding ABC transporter permease produces MNFWEYLGNRHQQLLADAYQHASAVFQCMVVATLLGVLIGVVTYRSEWAGNLATLTTSGILTIPSLAMIGLLIPIVGLGVPPTVIALTLYGLLPIVRNSIVGLRGVDPALVDAAQGIGMSRLTRLLKVELPLAWPPILTGIRVSTQMLMGIAAIAAYASGPGLGNVIFRGLASLGSSNALNQVLAGTLGIIVLALLFDAAYVLIGRLTISRGIRV; encoded by the coding sequence GTGAACTTCTGGGAGTACCTGGGCAACCGCCACCAGCAACTGCTCGCCGACGCCTACCAGCACGCCAGTGCCGTCTTCCAGTGCATGGTGGTGGCGACCCTGCTCGGGGTGCTGATCGGCGTGGTCACCTACCGCAGCGAGTGGGCCGGCAACCTCGCCACGCTGACCACCTCGGGCATCCTTACCATTCCGTCGCTGGCCATGATCGGTCTGCTCATCCCGATCGTCGGGCTTGGCGTGCCGCCCACGGTGATCGCCCTGACGCTGTACGGACTGCTGCCGATCGTGCGCAACTCGATCGTCGGGCTGCGCGGCGTCGACCCGGCCCTGGTGGACGCGGCCCAGGGCATCGGGATGTCCCGGCTCACCCGGCTGCTGAAGGTGGAGCTGCCGCTGGCCTGGCCGCCGATCCTGACCGGGATCCGGGTCTCCACACAGATGCTGATGGGCATCGCGGCCATCGCGGCGTACGCCTCCGGCCCGGGCCTGGGCAATGTGATCTTCCGTGGGCTGGCCTCGCTGGGCAGTTCGAACGCGCTCAACCAGGTCCTCGCGGGCACGCTCGGGATCATCGTCCTGGCCCTGCTGTTCGACGCCGCCTACGTCCTGATCGGACGGCTGACCATCTCCAGGGGGATCCGTGTCTGA
- a CDS encoding ABC transporter permease, whose protein sequence is MREPEGEPEAPGAAEPAESAETLAPATAKPPARKLSWQRLTIVPAMLVAMLLATWLWFEQADLDPVSENALSDGQVSQALWEHIELTAISTFFVLIIAIPLGILLTRRAFRKATPVAIAIANMGQATPAIGLLALLVIWLGIGRKAALIGMIAYAVLPVLSNTMAGIKANDPTLLEAARGIGMSPLGVLSRVELPLAVPLILAGVRTALVLNVGTATLAVFGGGGGLGVLITAGITNQRMPVLVLGSILTVALALLVDWLASLAEVLLRPRGLDL, encoded by the coding sequence GTGCGGGAGCCGGAGGGGGAACCCGAGGCTCCCGGCGCCGCCGAGCCGGCGGAGTCCGCCGAGACCCTCGCCCCCGCCACCGCGAAGCCCCCGGCCCGCAAGCTGAGCTGGCAGCGGCTGACCATCGTGCCCGCGATGCTGGTGGCGATGCTGCTCGCCACCTGGCTGTGGTTCGAGCAGGCCGACCTCGACCCGGTCTCCGAGAACGCGCTGTCGGACGGTCAGGTCTCCCAGGCCCTGTGGGAGCACATCGAGCTCACGGCGATCTCCACCTTCTTCGTGCTGATCATCGCGATCCCGCTGGGCATCCTGCTCACCCGGCGGGCCTTCCGAAAAGCCACCCCCGTGGCCATCGCGATCGCCAACATGGGCCAGGCGACCCCGGCGATCGGCCTGCTCGCCCTGCTGGTGATCTGGCTGGGCATCGGCCGCAAGGCGGCCCTGATCGGCATGATCGCCTACGCCGTGCTGCCCGTGCTGTCCAACACGATGGCCGGCATCAAGGCGAACGACCCGACGCTGCTGGAGGCCGCGCGCGGCATCGGCATGTCCCCGCTGGGGGTGCTGTCGCGGGTGGAGCTGCCGCTGGCGGTGCCGCTGATCCTGGCGGGTGTGCGCACGGCCCTGGTCCTCAACGTCGGGACGGCGACCCTGGCGGTGTTCGGCGGAGGCGGCGGCCTGGGCGTCCTCATCACCGCCGGCATCACCAACCAGCGCATGCCGGTACTGGTCCTGGGCTCGATCCTCACGGTCGCCCTCGCCCTGCTGGTGGACTGGCTGGCGTCGCTGGCGGAAGTGCTGCTGCGGCCACGGGGGCTGGACCTATGA
- a CDS encoding tetratricopeptide repeat protein: MESQEEAPRRRRGGWRVLVAAVAGCAVLGGVLVLVPWGPGGSRAPEPAPGAQALAAVTTGVAAALPDLAVLIDEREAHLRTHPKDAGAWAVLGAAYVEQGRRTSDPANFPKAEKALRTSLRVREKNAEALDGMAALANARRDFRAARNWSEAALKVDRGRWTTYPQLIDAHTGLGDYKAAKRALDRLLELRSGPAVRAWAAGVYRDRGWREDAAAALSDAAAAAEAPAERAAYLERGGQLAWERGDLEVALRHFQEAVRLDPDQRAALAGQGRALASLGRTTEALNAYRAAFAKQPDPRYALELGELYESLGLGQAARVQYDLLRERAARGAAGGVDEELVLGRFEADHGDAESAVRRLRAEWRRQPGIAVADALGWALHRSGKDKEALKFARRATDRAKGGGVRSALYSYHLGMIERGLEMPGAARRHLREALRINPRFSPTRVPLAEEALEELGEPSLEDVPDMDAKPRGR, from the coding sequence ATGGAGAGCCAAGAGGAAGCCCCGCGGCGGCGCCGGGGCGGGTGGCGGGTGCTGGTCGCCGCGGTGGCGGGGTGTGCCGTGCTCGGCGGGGTGCTGGTGCTGGTGCCGTGGGGGCCGGGCGGCAGCCGGGCGCCCGAGCCGGCGCCGGGGGCGCAGGCGCTGGCCGCGGTCACCACGGGGGTGGCGGCGGCGCTGCCGGATCTGGCGGTGCTGATCGACGAGCGGGAGGCCCACCTGCGCACGCATCCCAAGGACGCGGGGGCGTGGGCGGTGCTGGGGGCGGCGTATGTGGAGCAGGGGCGGCGGACCTCGGATCCGGCGAACTTCCCGAAGGCGGAGAAGGCCCTGCGTACGTCGCTGAGGGTGCGGGAGAAGAACGCCGAGGCGCTGGACGGCATGGCGGCGCTGGCGAACGCGCGGCGGGACTTCCGGGCGGCGCGGAACTGGAGCGAGGCGGCGCTGAAGGTCGACCGGGGGCGGTGGACGACGTATCCGCAGCTGATCGACGCGCACACGGGGCTGGGTGACTACAAGGCCGCCAAGCGGGCGCTGGACCGGCTGCTGGAGCTGCGCTCGGGGCCGGCGGTGCGGGCGTGGGCGGCGGGCGTGTACCGGGACCGGGGCTGGCGCGAGGACGCGGCGGCGGCGCTGTCGGACGCGGCGGCGGCCGCCGAGGCCCCGGCCGAGCGGGCGGCGTATCTGGAGCGGGGCGGGCAGCTCGCCTGGGAGCGCGGCGACCTGGAGGTGGCGCTGCGGCACTTCCAGGAGGCGGTACGGCTCGACCCGGACCAGCGGGCCGCGCTCGCCGGGCAGGGGCGGGCGCTGGCGTCGCTGGGCCGTACGACGGAGGCGCTGAACGCCTACCGGGCGGCCTTCGCCAAGCAGCCGGATCCCCGGTACGCGCTGGAGCTGGGCGAGTTGTACGAGTCGCTGGGGCTCGGGCAGGCGGCGCGGGTGCAGTACGACCTGCTGCGCGAGCGGGCGGCGCGCGGGGCGGCCGGCGGGGTGGACGAGGAGCTGGTGCTCGGCCGCTTCGAGGCGGACCACGGCGACGCCGAGTCCGCGGTGCGGCGGCTGCGGGCGGAGTGGCGCCGGCAGCCGGGGATCGCGGTGGCGGACGCGCTGGGGTGGGCGCTGCACCGGTCCGGGAAGGACAAGGAGGCGCTGAAGTTCGCGCGGCGGGCGACCGACAGGGCGAAGGGCGGTGGGGTGCGCAGCGCCCTGTACTCGTACCACCTGGGGATGATCGAGCGGGGCTTGGAGATGCCGGGGGCGGCGCGGCGGCATCTGCGGGAGGCGCTGCGGATCAATCCGCGCTTCTCGCCGACGCGGGTGCCGCTGGCCGAGGAGGCGCTGGAGGAGCTGGGCGAGCCGTCGCTGGAGGACGTGCCGGACATGGACGCCAAGCCGCGCGGGCGGTGA
- a CDS encoding RDD family protein, translating to MSAPTPAPGDDRPREGYYPDPSIPGYVRYWNGASWVPGTSRPAPTDGETLAPPPGAQPAQAPSVEETGPHFFDEEPAREPAAGDSPHGSRPEPASAWGADSAHQTGFGGEQDRRVSWGAQQDADPSDPRATAPQGGTDGSASTPPPEPDADSGAVASGDTFMIRRPVTGAAGAAQSSGAPGQGAPGIPSPAGPAPVDGTMAIRAVSPRTGQQGGAAGAQSSGTGGPGAARPDADHPSAAGAPQGPGFGAGKAAAERAAVAQGQSQAAAPSAGPQQGAVNVPRQSGDPQGGGPSEAASGAPMAAGPGGGQSSWAQQVHRLAGPSGEDQPVAPWKPVREDPFAAAALRQAAARPANLGKRLAARLLDTLVLAAVTAAAAVPLGTKAIDHVNDKIDAAKLSGETVTVWLLDGTTSVYLGVVLAVLLLFGLAYEALPTAKWGRTLGKKLLGLQVRDIEAHEPPQFGAALRRWLVYSIPGLLVIGVVGVLWCVFDRPWHQCWHDKAARTFVAG from the coding sequence ATGAGCGCCCCAACCCCGGCCCCCGGTGACGACCGGCCCCGCGAAGGGTATTACCCGGACCCGTCCATTCCTGGATATGTCCGGTACTGGAACGGTGCCTCCTGGGTGCCGGGCACCAGCCGTCCGGCGCCCACGGACGGCGAGACGCTCGCTCCGCCGCCGGGCGCGCAGCCGGCCCAGGCACCCTCGGTGGAGGAGACCGGCCCGCACTTCTTCGACGAGGAGCCGGCGCGGGAGCCCGCCGCGGGGGACTCCCCGCACGGCAGCCGCCCCGAGCCGGCGTCCGCCTGGGGCGCCGACTCCGCGCACCAGACCGGCTTCGGCGGCGAACAGGACCGCCGTGTCTCGTGGGGCGCCCAGCAGGACGCCGACCCCAGCGACCCGCGCGCGACGGCGCCCCAGGGCGGGACCGACGGCTCGGCGAGCACGCCGCCCCCTGAGCCGGACGCGGACTCCGGCGCCGTCGCCTCCGGCGACACGTTCATGATCCGCCGGCCGGTGACGGGGGCGGCCGGTGCGGCGCAGTCCTCCGGCGCCCCGGGCCAGGGTGCTCCCGGCATCCCGAGCCCCGCCGGCCCCGCGCCCGTCGACGGCACCATGGCGATCCGCGCGGTGTCCCCGCGCACGGGGCAGCAGGGCGGGGCGGCCGGGGCGCAGTCCTCGGGCACGGGCGGCCCGGGCGCCGCACGTCCGGACGCGGACCACCCCTCGGCGGCCGGCGCCCCGCAGGGCCCGGGCTTCGGCGCCGGCAAGGCCGCCGCGGAGCGTGCCGCGGTGGCCCAGGGGCAGAGCCAGGCCGCCGCGCCCTCCGCAGGCCCCCAGCAGGGCGCTGTGAACGTCCCCCGGCAGTCCGGGGACCCGCAGGGTGGCGGGCCGTCCGAGGCCGCCTCCGGCGCGCCCATGGCGGCAGGCCCCGGCGGCGGTCAGTCCTCCTGGGCGCAGCAGGTCCACCGGCTCGCGGGCCCCTCCGGCGAGGACCAGCCGGTCGCGCCGTGGAAGCCCGTGCGGGAGGACCCCTTCGCGGCAGCCGCCCTGCGTCAGGCCGCCGCCCGCCCGGCGAACCTCGGCAAGCGGCTGGCCGCCCGGCTGCTGGACACGCTCGTACTGGCCGCCGTCACCGCCGCGGCCGCCGTACCGCTCGGCACCAAGGCGATCGACCACGTCAACGACAAGATCGACGCCGCCAAGCTCTCCGGCGAGACGGTCACCGTATGGCTGCTGGACGGCACCACATCGGTGTACCTCGGCGTCGTCCTGGCCGTGCTGCTGCTGTTCGGCCTGGCCTACGAGGCGCTGCCCACCGCCAAGTGGGGCCGCACCCTGGGCAAGAAGCTGCTCGGCCTTCAGGTGCGGGACATCGAGGCCCACGAGCCCCCGCAGTTCGGCGCGGCCCTGCGCCGCTGGCTGGTCTACAGCATCCCGGGCCTGCTGGTGATCGGGGTCGTCGGCGTGCTGTGGTGTGTGTTCGACCGGCCGTGGCACCAGTGCTGGCACGACAAGGCCGCGCGTACGTTCGTAGCGGGCTGA
- a CDS encoding Lrp/AsnC family transcriptional regulator, protein MAIDHLDGRIIVLLAREPRIGVLEMSRRLGVARGTAQARLDRLQSNGVIRGFGPEVDPAALGYPVTAFATLQIRQGQGADVRAHLATVPEVLELHTTTGTGDMMCRLVARSNADLQRVIDRVVGFDGIVRASTAIVMENPVPLRIIPLVEQAAEDPEP, encoded by the coding sequence GTGGCGATCGATCATCTGGACGGGCGGATCATCGTGCTGCTGGCGCGCGAGCCGCGGATCGGGGTGCTTGAGATGTCCCGGCGGCTGGGGGTGGCCCGTGGGACCGCGCAGGCGCGCCTCGACCGGCTTCAGTCGAACGGAGTCATCCGCGGATTCGGTCCCGAGGTGGATCCGGCCGCCCTCGGGTATCCGGTCACCGCCTTCGCGACACTGCAGATCCGGCAGGGGCAAGGGGCCGACGTACGGGCCCACTTGGCGACCGTGCCGGAGGTGCTGGAGCTGCACACCACCACCGGCACCGGGGACATGATGTGCCGTCTCGTGGCGCGCTCCAACGCCGATCTCCAGCGTGTGATCGACCGGGTTGTCGGTTTCGATGGGATCGTCCGGGCCTCCACCGCGATCGTGATGGAGAACCCCGTTCCGCTGCGGATCATCCCGCTGGTGGAGCAGGCGGCGGAGGACCCGGAGCCGTAG
- a CDS encoding RDD family protein yields MSSEPPPGSGQQPPEDDPFRKQPPPPGGSGSPYGDQPPPPYGGGGPYGGDPYGGGGPPTDPLAGMPPLAASGKRTLARIIDMILVGVVVWLLTWGFGVTELDTDTDKVEYSNSLAQSAIAAVLYIAYDTYLTVRTGQTLGKRLLNMRVANLDNGASPSVQSSLIRAAVLWIPFAFCCACIWTAISGGWSYFDRPYKQGLHDKAAKTVVVSTGG; encoded by the coding sequence ATGAGCAGTGAACCGCCTCCCGGCTCCGGTCAGCAGCCCCCGGAAGACGACCCGTTCAGGAAGCAGCCCCCGCCACCCGGGGGCTCCGGTTCGCCGTACGGGGATCAGCCCCCGCCCCCCTACGGCGGCGGCGGTCCCTACGGCGGTGATCCGTACGGCGGTGGCGGTCCCCCCACCGACCCGCTCGCCGGGATGCCGCCGCTCGCCGCCAGCGGCAAGCGCACGCTGGCCCGGATCATCGACATGATCCTGGTGGGTGTCGTCGTCTGGCTGCTCACCTGGGGATTCGGTGTCACCGAACTCGACACGGACACCGACAAGGTGGAGTACAGCAATTCACTCGCGCAGTCGGCGATCGCCGCCGTGCTCTACATCGCCTACGACACCTACCTGACGGTCCGGACGGGGCAGACGCTCGGCAAGCGGCTGCTCAACATGCGGGTGGCCAATCTCGACAACGGTGCCAGCCCGTCCGTGCAGAGTTCGCTGATCCGCGCGGCGGTGCTGTGGATCCCGTTCGCCTTCTGCTGCGCCTGTATCTGGACCGCGATCTCCGGCGGCTGGAGCTACTTCGACCGGCCCTACAAACAGGGCCTGCACGACAAGGCGGCGAAGACGGTGGTGGTGAGCACCGGCGGCTGA
- a CDS encoding betaine/proline/choline family ABC transporter ATP-binding protein (Members of the family are the ATP-binding subunit of ABC transporters for substrates such as betaine, L-proline or other amino acids, choline, carnitine, etc. The substrate specificity is best determined from the substrate-binding subunit, rather than this subunit, as it interacts with the permease subunit and not with substrate directly.), which yields MSEHTSEDGHHGAAIELENLSKRYPGSPQPAVDNVNMEIKAGEVVIFVGPSGCGKSTTLKMINRLIEPTGGRIRIGGEDVTDIDPVKLRRKVGYAIQSAGLFPHMTVAQNIALVPRMIGWSKAKIASRVEELLDLVGLDPGEFRGRYPRQLSGGQQQRVGVARALAADPPVLLMDEPFGAVDPITRDHLQDELIRLQHELHKTIVFVTHDFDEAIKLGDRIAVLRERSHIAQFDTPEAILTNPADDFVSGFVGAGAALKRLNLTRVRDVEITDYPTVTVDDPLQEIFNRLRSSGTNEILLLDKRGRPYKWLRRGDLMRARGSLARAGTLVYDTVTRDATLRDALEAVLTDNAGRAVVTGRRGEYTGVVDMETLMNSVHELLEADRLEALEAQHELEGARAGLTHAEQEGPGGERKA from the coding sequence GTGTCTGAGCACACGTCCGAGGACGGGCACCACGGCGCCGCCATCGAGCTGGAGAACCTGAGCAAGCGGTATCCCGGCAGTCCGCAGCCGGCCGTGGACAACGTGAACATGGAGATCAAGGCGGGCGAGGTCGTCATCTTCGTCGGCCCCTCCGGCTGCGGGAAGTCGACCACGCTCAAGATGATCAACCGGCTGATCGAGCCGACCGGTGGCCGGATCCGCATCGGCGGCGAGGACGTCACCGACATCGACCCGGTGAAGCTGCGCCGCAAGGTCGGCTACGCGATCCAGTCGGCCGGTCTGTTCCCGCACATGACGGTCGCGCAGAACATCGCGCTGGTACCGAGGATGATCGGCTGGTCGAAGGCGAAGATCGCGTCGCGGGTCGAGGAACTGCTCGACCTCGTCGGCCTCGACCCCGGGGAGTTCCGCGGCCGGTATCCGCGCCAGCTCTCCGGCGGGCAGCAGCAACGCGTGGGCGTGGCTCGGGCGTTGGCGGCCGATCCGCCCGTGCTGCTGATGGACGAGCCGTTCGGCGCGGTCGACCCGATCACCCGTGACCATCTCCAGGACGAGCTGATCAGGCTGCAGCACGAACTGCACAAGACGATCGTCTTCGTCACCCACGACTTCGACGAGGCGATCAAGCTCGGTGACCGTATCGCGGTGCTGCGCGAGCGCTCGCACATCGCCCAGTTCGACACCCCCGAGGCGATCCTCACCAACCCGGCGGACGACTTCGTGTCCGGGTTCGTGGGTGCCGGGGCGGCGCTGAAGCGGCTGAACCTGACCCGCGTACGGGATGTGGAGATCACCGACTATCCGACGGTGACCGTCGACGACCCGCTCCAGGAGATCTTCAACCGGCTCCGCTCCAGCGGCACGAACGAGATCCTGCTGCTCGACAAGCGGGGCCGGCCGTACAAGTGGCTGCGGCGCGGCGATCTGATGCGGGCCCGGGGTTCGCTGGCCCGGGCCGGGACGCTGGTGTACGACACGGTGACCCGGGACGCCACCCTGCGGGACGCCCTGGAGGCGGTGCTCACCGACAACGCGGGGCGGGCCGTGGTGACCGGGCGGCGCGGTGAGTACACGGGCGTCGTCGACATGGAGACGCTGATGAACTCCGTGCACGAGCTGCTGGAGGCCGACCGGCTGGAGGCGCTGGAGGCCCAGCACGAACTGGAGGGGGCGCGGGCCGGGCTGACGCACGCCGAGCAGGAGGGCCCCGGAGGGGAGAGGAAAGCGTGA